In Niallia sp. FSL W8-0635, one genomic interval encodes:
- the mnmE gene encoding tRNA uridine-5-carboxymethylaminomethyl(34) synthesis GTPase MnmE has translation MELDTIAAISTPMGEGAIAIVRLSGPDSIKIADKLFKSIGNKKLSEVASHTIHYGHIIDPTTDEVVEEVMVSLMRGPKTFTKEDVIEINCHGGLASVNRLLQLTTSHGARIAEPGEFTKRAFLNGRIDLSQAEAVMDLIRAKTDRAMNVALGQMEGRLSKLIRHLRQEILETLAQVEVNIDYPEYDDVEEMTQQVMLEKSRYIKLEIDKLLQTSQQGKILREGLATVIVGRPNVGKSSLLNSLVQENKAIVTDIPGTTRDVIEEYVNVRGVPLRLLDTAGIRETEDIVERIGVEKSRKVLREADLILLVLNYADELTEEDKNIFKATEGMDFIVIVNKTDLPQKIDLNQVKELAGNRKVITTSLVEENGVDLLEEAISNLFFEGSIEASDMTYVSNSRHISLLNQAQRAISEAIDGAENGTPIDIVQIDLTRTWEILGEIIGESVHESLINQLFSQFCLGK, from the coding sequence ATGGAATTGGATACAATTGCTGCGATATCGACGCCAATGGGTGAGGGAGCGATCGCAATTGTTCGATTGAGCGGTCCAGATTCAATAAAAATTGCTGACAAGCTCTTTAAGAGTATAGGTAATAAGAAGTTAAGTGAGGTAGCAAGTCATACGATACATTATGGACATATTATTGATCCAACAACAGATGAGGTTGTGGAAGAAGTGATGGTATCGTTGATGAGAGGACCAAAAACTTTTACCAAAGAGGATGTTATCGAAATTAATTGTCATGGTGGACTTGCTTCTGTAAATCGATTATTACAATTGACTACTTCTCATGGTGCTAGAATAGCAGAACCTGGAGAATTTACAAAAAGGGCTTTTTTAAATGGACGAATCGATCTTTCTCAAGCAGAAGCGGTAATGGATTTAATAAGAGCAAAAACGGATCGTGCGATGAATGTTGCCCTTGGACAAATGGAAGGAAGATTATCGAAATTAATCAGACATTTGCGCCAAGAAATCCTAGAAACATTAGCACAGGTAGAGGTTAATATTGATTATCCTGAATATGATGATGTGGAAGAGATGACACAACAAGTAATGCTTGAAAAATCAAGGTATATCAAGTTAGAGATTGACAAGCTTTTACAGACATCACAACAAGGAAAGATTCTACGCGAAGGATTAGCAACGGTTATTGTTGGTAGACCGAATGTAGGGAAATCATCTTTATTAAATAGTCTAGTGCAGGAAAATAAAGCGATTGTAACAGATATTCCCGGTACAACAAGGGATGTAATAGAAGAATATGTGAATGTGCGAGGAGTTCCTCTACGATTGCTAGATACAGCTGGTATTCGTGAAACAGAAGATATAGTGGAACGAATAGGAGTAGAAAAGTCGCGAAAAGTCCTTCGAGAAGCAGATTTAATTTTACTTGTCTTAAATTATGCGGATGAATTAACAGAAGAAGATAAAAATATTTTTAAAGCAACAGAAGGCATGGATTTTATAGTAATTGTTAATAAAACAGACTTACCGCAAAAAATTGACTTAAATCAAGTAAAAGAACTTGCAGGGAATCGCAAAGTAATTACAACATCTTTAGTTGAAGAAAACGGTGTAGACTTATTGGAAGAAGCGATATCTAATCTATTTTTTGAGGGCTCTATTGAAGCAAGCGATATGACGTATGTTTCTAATTCAAGGCATATTTCCTTATTGAACCAAGCGCAGCGTGCGATTAGTGAAGCAATTGATGGAGCAGAAAATGGAACGCCTATAGATATTGTACAAATTGATTTAACAAGAACCTGGGAAATACTTGGTGAAATTATTGGCGAAAGTGTACATGAAAGCTTAATTAATCAGTTATTTTCACAGTTCTGTTTGGGGAAATAA